CCGCCATTCGCCCACCACGCCCTTGGCCGTTGCTGGATGCGCCGCGACGCCGTCCGCGGTTTTCGTTCCCGAGTCGCGCAGGGTCGAACCGTCGGCAAAAAGAATATCGAGGGACACGTATCGGCCCCGCTCGTTCTCGGGCAGGAACCAGTAGCTGAGCTGGGAGTCCGAATAGACCCGTAACGGCTCCTCGAACAAGGTGAAGTAGATGTAGCTGTGTTCCGCGTCCCGGGCCTGTCCCGTCACCCGCAGGGCCTTGTTGCCGCTGTGCGCCTTTGTCTCCGCGGGTGTGCACGCCGCGTTCTCGACCCCTTGTTGGCCTCCGCCTTCGGGCGCAAGCGTTGTGACCCGGCTTTGCGGCTCGCTGTTTTCCCAGCCGGTGGATAAGTTTCCAGGCTCGAACGAGTCCGGCCTCTGGGGCACGCTGTTGGCGCGCGCGAACACGCCGCTTTCAGCGGTGCTCTCGATCCGGAATTCCCCCGTCAACGCGATGTTTCCGAGCAGTTCCGGCGCCTTCTTGCAGCCCTCTCCGATGGCCACGTGGGGCTGTAAGTCGCGTTGAAACACCGCGTTTTCAAGCCGAAACGCGCCGCCGCGGCACGTCATCCCCCCGCTGATGGTGTTGAGCTGCTGGAGCTCGATGTCCCCCGAACCTTCAAAGACGCCGCTGCAGTTGCCCGCCCACATTTGCGAGGAGAAAAACCGGGCACGCCCGCTGAAGGAATCCTCGGCAACGATAGCGCCCACCTCGTACTTTCCCAGCGGCACCAGTTGGGCGAGAACGAACTCCAAGCCGGTGTTGCCGCACCTGTTGAGCACGGCGCACCGGCTTCCTGTATCCGTTCCATGCATGAGGATGCGCGCATTGCTGCCGCCGTCGTCGTCGCGGAACGCGATACCGTCGTATGCGGCGTAGAGAAACGTGCGGTAGATGTGCTCCTTCGCGCAACGGCCAAATACGATTCCTTCGAGATTCCCGCGCTGCTGGTCGATGATGGCGTCGAACGTTTCCCGGCGATGTTGCGGCCGTGGGAGGCCTTCCGGCAGCCGCAACCCGTAGTGCGGGTTCATCTGCACGTCAGCGACCCAGCCGTCGCTTTCGCATTTGCTCACGAACAGACCGCGTTTGAGGTATGCGCCGGCCAGGTAACTGATGTAATGGCCGTCGCTGGGATGCGTCCAGAAATCCACCCCCTGCCAGGCATTCGCGATGGTCACGTTGACGAGCCAGCAGCCTGGACCCATCGAACGCACAGTCCAGGGATAGGGCTTGATGTCGAGCAGGTCTTGTTCGGGGTACCAGACGGTGATTCCCCTCATGCCGGCTCTCTCGGCAAGTTGAATGAAGGGTGTCCCGCCTTCCTCGCCACGGCCGCCCACCGGCATCAGCACCGAGCCGCCGGATTGCGTGTGGTGCGGCACGTCAAAGCAACCCCGCAATTCCACTCCGGATGGAACCGTGAGCGAACCCGAAAACGGGTAGTGCCCGGCGGGGACATACACGGTCGCCCCGCCTTTGGTTTGCGCCGCGTCCAGGGCCTCTTGAAACGCGCCGGTGTTGTCCGCGAGCTCAGGCGACGCCCCGTGTCCGGTTACAAAAAGCACCTCGCGGCTTCCCAGCGCGGGAACCGGCGGCTCTGGCGGACGGGAAACGTCTGGCGCCAGGGACGCCATCGCGCGCTGGGTTACCATCACGTCTGCGTTGACGGCCGCATTTTCAATGGAGGGGTCTCCCTGGAACGTGTTTCCGAGGAGACGCGCCAGACGGACCGGCTCGCCCAGCACCACGTGCTTGCCGCCAGCTTCGAAAGCACAACTCCAGAGTGACACGGCGCCCGCGGCAGCCTCTACCCCCGCGATTCCCCATGCTTCGAACCGGCAGTTCTGAAACGTCACCGTGCCGGCGCCTTCCAACAAGGCGCCATTCCCCTGGGAGCTGCGGAAGGCGCACGTGTTGAATTGCGACACGGTCGTGAACGCCTTGGTGGCGTAAAGGGCGTGTCGCGACCCTTCGAAACGGCATCCGGCGGCGGCGAGACCAATGCCGTTCAATTCCTCGAGAAGCAATGCCGTAGCGCAGTTCTCGATGATGCTGCCAAACAAGACGGCGTTGGTCGTGCCCTGTGCGCCCTGCCGGATTACAAGGCCGCGTTGATAGCCCTCAATGTGAAGCCCGTAGAGATACTCCCAATCGCTGCGCCCCATGTCGATGCCCGTGCCCTCGCGGGCAACCCGGGTACGAACTGCCTGTTCCGTTGGCTCGGCGCTGGGGGAGTTGGGCAGACCCGAATGAATCCACCACCGGGGACTGATGTCGATATCGATAACCCGGCCGATATCCGTGCACGAATCAATGAAGACGCCCGTCTTTAGCGCGGTCATGTAAACGTTGTTCAGGGTGTGGAGTTCGTTTGCCTCCGGGCCCGTCTTGAACCCGAGATAGGGGTTGACCAGCGTCACGTTCTGCACGGTGTAGTTGTCGGCACCGGCGTCGGGCGTGGTTTCGACGGTCCACGGGTAGGGCACGATGTTCGCGGGCTCCTGGCGGGGATACCATATCGACAACTCGCGCAGACCGGACCCGCACTGCATGGTGATCGCCGAATCGCCTTCCTCGTTGCCATGGTGTTCGACCGGCATCAGGATGGTGCCCGCGACGGCGCCCGCCTCATCCGGAGCCTGCCAATCGCCGCGAAGCGTCACGGCATTCCGCAACAGCAGATGCCCCTTGAGCAGATACCGTCCTTCGGGCAGGAAAAGGGTGCCGCCCCCCGCCTCCGCCACGGCATCGATGGCGTCCTGGATCGCCGCCGTCGTATCTTCTTCGGCGTTTGCGGGCGGCCCGACCACCGCCGAGGCGATGACGACATCGTCTGTCGGGTACTTCGCAGCTATCACGCGGGGTTCGCCCGCGCCCCACGCTATGCTTGCAGGCATGCAAACCGCCACAAGCCAAACTGCCGTCACCCGGAATCGTGCCATGACCGTGAATCTCCCTTCCGCACTTGATCGGAAACCATCAGCACCGCCAACCTTTGTACCATTCAGGCGATGGCCGCTCAAGTCACGCGGATTTGGGATAGGCGGAGAGTCACAGCGGAGACGCCTCGCAGAGTGCTTCTTCCGTCCCTCGGGCCCTCTTAGTCCTTTCCTCCGGCGCGCCAGTGCTGGCGGCCGTGCGGCCGCAAGAGAAGCGCGTTTGGAGATCACCCGTACTGGCCGCCCTCCGCGGTTGATATTGTCATTTCTGCCGCCCACAATACCCCGTAGGTCTTGGCAACGTTTGGGGCAAGGGGCAATCCACATGCACGAACTCGATCTGGCTGAACTGACCTGGGACCTTTACGGCTGGCGGCCGCATACCTGGCGCCTGGGCAAGTCCATGGAAACGGGGACCACGATGCAGGCCGACATTGGCCCCATCCCTGCGCGCGTGCCGGGCTCGGTCCAACAGGCCCTGCTCGACGCCGGCATCCTGCCCGACTGGAACGTGGGCCTCAACTCACTCTCCTGTGAATGGGTTGAGCACCGCCACTGGGACTTCACCACGACGATCCCCGCCGGCGCGATTCACCCCGGCCAGCGGGTATTGCTGGACGCGCAAGGACTGGACTATTCCGGCTGGATTCTGGTTGATTGCAGAGAAATCGTGCCGTTCACAGGCGCGCTGACGCCCCACTTGCTCGAACTGACCGAAGCCCTCTCCGGCGGCAACCAGCACCAGCTCAGCATCGTGTTCGACGTGCCTCCGCCGGAACAAGGCCAGATCGGCTACACCTCGAAATCGCGCTATTTCAAGCCCCGCTATTGCTACAGTTGGGACTGGACGCCCCGCGTTGTGCCCATCGGCGTCTGGGACGCTGTCCGCCTTAAGAGCGCCGCCCAGTGCGCGGTCGATCCGATCTATACCCGCACCTCACTCGCAGACGATAACCGCGCGGGCCGCGTCGAAGTCGCCCTTCAAGCCGATGCCCTTATCGTGCCGCCTGCCGAGATTGGCGAAGTTTCCGTTACGCTCCTCGACGGTGAGAAGATAATCACCCGGCAGTCCGGCATCTTCAACCGCGAGCGGCTCGACATCATCCTCGACGGCATCTCCGTTGAACCGTGGTGGCCCAACGGCGTGGGCCCCGCGAAGACCTATACGCTGCGCCTGGAGGCCACGGTCCAGGGCGAGGCGTGGCGTCTCGAGCGCGTCATCGGGTTCAAACGCGTGCGCTGGCTGCCCTGCGAGGGAGCGCCTGACGGCGCCGAACCCTGGCTGTGCGAAATCAACGGGACCCCGGTATTCCTGCAGGGGGCGAACTGGGTCCCCCCGCGCACCTGCTACCCCGACAGCACCGACGCGGAATACCGGCGTCTCATCGAACTCTACCGCGACATGGGCTGCACCTGCCTGCGCGTATGGGGCGGAGCGATCCTCGAGAAGGAGCTCTTCTA
The window above is part of the Candidatus Hydrogenedentota bacterium genome. Proteins encoded here:
- a CDS encoding glycosyl hydrolase family 28-related protein, whose product is MARFRVTAVWLVAVCMPASIAWGAGEPRVIAAKYPTDDVVIASAVVGPPANAEEDTTAAIQDAIDAVAEAGGGTLFLPEGRYLLKGHLLLRNAVTLRGDWQAPDEAGAVAGTILMPVEHHGNEEGDSAITMQCGSGLRELSIWYPRQEPANIVPYPWTVETTPDAGADNYTVQNVTLVNPYLGFKTGPEANELHTLNNVYMTALKTGVFIDSCTDIGRVIDIDISPRWWIHSGLPNSPSAEPTEQAVRTRVAREGTGIDMGRSDWEYLYGLHIEGYQRGLVIRQGAQGTTNAVLFGSIIENCATALLLEELNGIGLAAAGCRFEGSRHALYATKAFTTVSQFNTCAFRSSQGNGALLEGAGTVTFQNCRFEAWGIAGVEAAAGAVSLWSCAFEAGGKHVVLGEPVRLARLLGNTFQGDPSIENAAVNADVMVTQRAMASLAPDVSRPPEPPVPALGSREVLFVTGHGASPELADNTGAFQEALDAAQTKGGATVYVPAGHYPFSGSLTVPSGVELRGCFDVPHHTQSGGSVLMPVGGRGEEGGTPFIQLAERAGMRGITVWYPEQDLLDIKPYPWTVRSMGPGCWLVNVTIANAWQGVDFWTHPSDGHYISYLAGAYLKRGLFVSKCESDGWVADVQMNPHYGLRLPEGLPRPQHRRETFDAIIDQQRGNLEGIVFGRCAKEHIYRTFLYAAYDGIAFRDDDGGSNARILMHGTDTGSRCAVLNRCGNTGLEFVLAQLVPLGKYEVGAIVAEDSFSGRARFFSSQMWAGNCSGVFEGSGDIELQQLNTISGGMTCRGGAFRLENAVFQRDLQPHVAIGEGCKKAPELLGNIALTGEFRIESTAESGVFARANSVPQRPDSFEPGNLSTGWENSEPQSRVTTLAPEGGGQQGVENAACTPAETKAHSGNKALRVTGQARDAEHSYIYFTLFEEPLRVYSDSQLSYWFLPENERGRYVSLDILFADGSTLRDSGTKTADGVAAHPATAKGVVGEWRQIVVPLGGHAGKAIRRITAAYDGRSGAGPFEAFIDDFEVRTAAIPELAAVSIGPKGGAYPPGTKVSIAAPQGVRVRYSLDGTFPGEAARLYTGPVVLENPGLWEVRFSLEREDGGVLPWVWAELYDIR
- a CDS encoding glycoside hydrolase family 2 TIM barrel-domain containing protein — protein: MHELDLAELTWDLYGWRPHTWRLGKSMETGTTMQADIGPIPARVPGSVQQALLDAGILPDWNVGLNSLSCEWVEHRHWDFTTTIPAGAIHPGQRVLLDAQGLDYSGWILVDCREIVPFTGALTPHLLELTEALSGGNQHQLSIVFDVPPPEQGQIGYTSKSRYFKPRYCYSWDWTPRVVPIGVWDAVRLKSAAQCAVDPIYTRTSLADDNRAGRVEVALQADALIVPPAEIGEVSVTLLDGEKIITRQSGIFNRERLDIILDGISVEPWWPNGVGPAKTYTLRLEATVQGEAWRLERVIGFKRVRWLPCEGAPDGAEPWLCEINGTPVFLQGANWVPPRTCYPDSTDAEYRRLIELYRDMGCTCLRVWGGAILEKELFYRLCDEAGILVWQEFPLSSSGIDNWPPEDPGVIDELSQICISYIRRRAHHPSLLLWCGGNELLGGGGKGADSVPCDYSHPCLAAMKDVVEHWDPARRFLPTSASGPWEWGSPERFGTGTLHDVHGPWGFGQGANNLDEWRDYWVRDDALFRSETGMPGAHSLKMFRKYGGEANVWPPVTDYWRHTAAWWAQWNRYRDKLGDLPEDEALAEYIRLTQKEQAEAYVIAAAACKNRFPRCGGFLVWMGHDAFPCPANNAFIDFDRNPKPAYFALKRVFRGEE